GCAGGTTTATCTTTCTTTGCCAGCGGTGTTGCTTTCCTTTACTGTTTCCGGCTTATTCATACAATGTTCCTCGGACAGGTAAAATCCAAACATAAAGATATTAAGGAAGCATCGTTATGGTTTATTGTTCCTCAATATATTTTTATCATCGCTATCATGGCAATTTCCATGTATCCGAACCTGATCATCAAACCGATCACAGCAGCAGTTTCTTCCTACTTCCCAACAACCATAAATTGGGAAGGGTACAAGGTCATCAGTTCTCTCGGTTATTGGAACGGAAATATCGTGATGATGATCACAATGATCATTTTCATGATTCCGTTAGTGTGGCTTTTATTCAGGTTCAGATCAGTAACCAAAGTAAAGCAATTCAATATCGTCTATGCTGCGGAACGACCCGATAGACCTGAAACTACACATTATGCTCATAATTTCTTTGCTCATTATCAAAAAGCACTCGGAATTCTCGTGAGACCGATCATCACTAAATTCTGGAATTCGGTTTCGGAATGGACGCATTCTCTAGGTGGATTGTTCAGACATGTTTATACCGGAAACGGACAGACTTATGCACTCCATATTATTATATTTATTGTTATTACTTATTTTCTTGTGGGAGCAAAATAAATGGATTTACCATTGATTACAACCATCTTGTACGCTGTGATTTCCCTGTCAGTTATCACTGTATATGGTTTGACATTAACAGGTTTAGTTTGGAAAATCGTTGCTCGAGTTCACGGACGAGTGGGACCTCCGGTTTGGCAACCGTTCCTTGATATAATCAAAAACAATGCTAAACGAACCGCGATCTCTCACGGAATTATGTTTTATTTAGGACCTGTTTTCAGGATTGCCGGCGGGATTGGAACATATCTCTTTATTCCTGCGATCTACGGTTCCGTCGTGTTCTCAAATTTAAGTTTTTCCGGAGACCTGCTGCTCGTTATGTATTTCATCTTTTTCGGACAACTCGGAATGGCTCTCGGTGCCGGAGAAAGCGGTCATCCCTACAGTGCCATCGGAGTTGCACGCGGACTTGCTCAAATGAGTTCCTTTGAAGTTCCATTCGCTCTTTCTTTGATCTCGATTGCTATCCAATACAAAACTCTCTCCATCACCGGCATAGTTGCTGCTCAACAAGGTGGACTTTTACATTGGACAATGTTCACGAATCCATTAGCAACCATCGCCGGCATGATCGCCCTGCTCGGTATGAATATGCACAACCCTTTCAGTGTAGTTCTCGCTCCACAGGAAATCCCGATAGGACCACCAACGGAATTTCACAGTTCTTTTCTCGGTACGCTCCAAACCAATAGAGCGATTTTTAATTCCGCCAAACTCATTCTTTTTATGAATCTTTACTTTGGAGGAGCAACAAATATTATCTCGATGATCTTAAAAACTTTTATGATCTATATGGTTACAGTCGCAGTTGGTGTTTCTTTCCCGAGATTCAGAACAGAACAGGCGATCAGATTCTTCTTGAAAGTTCCAACCTTGATCGCTTTGGCTTCTGTAATTATTTTCAGTTCAAAATAAAGGTGAATTATGAGTGATAATAGTAAAGACAAATTAGAAAACAACGGACTTCCCGAACACGAAAGAGACCTTTTTTGCGATACTCGACCAAGAGTGCATAAACCTTTATCCAAATATGTAGAAAAATTCCTCAACTGGTCACGAGCGAATTCTTTATGGATCCTCGGTTTCGGAACCGGATGCGGAGCGATTGAACTGCGTCCTTTAATGACTTCCCGTTATGATATGTCTCGCTATGGAATTGCTCCCAGACCTACTCCCCGTCAATCTTCGGTTTTTATCATCGGCGGTTATATGTCGGTAAAAACTCTGAAAAGAGTAATCAGAAGTTACGAACAGATGCAGAATCCGAAATTCGTCATCGGTCTGGGAAGCTGCACGATCAACGGCGGGATGTATTGGGATAGTTACAATACCATCAATCGCTTGGATCATTACCTTCCTGTCGATATTTATATTGCCGGTTGTATGCCCAGACCGGAAGCATTAATTGCCGGTTTTGATCATCTTAAAAAACTGATCAAAGCAGGAAAAGCAGAAGGTGCCAATAAATATGCAGAAAATTTCGATTGGTATAAAGCCAATCAGAAAAAGATCGTTAAAGACTGGAATATGCCTGATTATAATTGGTAAAAAACAAGGGACAAGGTAAAAACATACTCATTCCAACGCTCCTGCGTCAAACAAGGATAATAAATGAAAGATTTAATAAATAGGATAAAAAGTAAATTCAAGATCGAGAAAGTTGTTGAAAAGCGGAAAGATTTGATTTTTTTTACTATTAAAAAAGATAACCTTCCAACAATCATCACTCATTTACGGGATTATGAAAACTACACCCATTTTGTTTTTCTGACTGCAATCGACTATCTTGAAAAGGAAATATTCCAGTTAACATATCTTCTTCATAATTATCAAACCCACACAGATCTTGGGATTCGGGTTGAGATCGACCGGAAAAATCCGGAAATGATCTCTATCCATCATCTCTGGGAACAGGTTGGAACTTATCAACGGGAATTGAAAGAAATGTTCGGAATTAATTTTCCGGGAAGTCCCCGTATCGATGAGAGTTTTATCCTGGAAAGATGGCAGGAAATTCCCCCGCTACGAAGAGATTTTGATAGTAGAGAATATTCTGAAAAAACATATTTCCCTCGTAAGGGAAGAAAATCATTTGATCCTAAAGAGTATATGAAGAAAAAACTTTATCATGGAAAATAGGTAGTGTATCATAATTTATGAAAGATTCTAAAAATAATTGGTTGGACTTTTAAAATTCCCCTACCTAAAGTTAGGGGTTATTGATCTGGAAGTTATCTCGATCAATAACCCACTCCTTTAGGTGTGGAACTCAAGGTAATTTAAGGATAACAGGAGTAAAAGATGAAAAAACTTACGATTGGTTTAGTCATTGGAATCATCGTCGGTTTGGTTGGAATGGGAATTTTAGTCTGGAAAATGATGCCGCAGAAAATGTTGAATGTTGTTAAGAGTCAATACAATTTTGAAGAAACTGTTGCTTTATTGCAGGAAGCATCATACTCGAACGGTTGGGAAGTTCTTCATGTTTATGACATTGGAGATTGCCTTTTTAATGAAGGTTATGATGATCAAATGCTCAAAGTAAATGTGATTTCGATTTGTCAGTCGGAATATTCTTATAATATTTTGCAGGATGATGAGAATAAAAAGATCGCAGCCATTATGCCTTGCCGGATTGGAATATATGAAGACTTGGAAGGCGATGTTTATATCACCAGGATGAACATCGGACTGTTGAGTAAAATGTTTGGCGGCACGATTGAAGAAATCATGAGTTATGTTGCTAAAGACGATGAAAAGATAATCGAGGATATTATTGTTCAATGATCATTGTTCATTAATGAATACTCTTCATTGAAAGAAACTAAAACATTGATAAAAACGGAATTTATCGAGATAAACAGAATGATGGATCGTTTCAAACTCTCAAAAAATTTCAGCTTAATTCTGCTTATTCAGTCTAACTCAATAAATCCTTTGCGTCTTTGCGGTAAAAATTTGGAGAAAAATAAATGTTCAAACCTGATAGAAGCAAATTTCCGGAAATGAAAAACGGAAAACCGGTGATCGACCTTGATTCCGGGAAATTTGTAAAAATTTGGCAGGGACCTCAACATCCCGGAATTACCGGAAATATGTCACTGGAATTGATCTTAAGCGGTGATGAAGTTGTCGATTGCAAAACTCATGTCGGTTATCTGCATCGCGGTTTCGAGAAATTAATGGAACGCCGAAAATATATTCAATGTTTTCCAATTGTTTGCCGGATATGTGTTCCCGAACCGGATACAAATGAATACTTGTTTGCTGCTGCTGTCGAAGAATTAGCCGGAATCGAAATCCCGGAAAAAGCAGTCTGGTTAAGAACTTTGAACCT
The sequence above is a segment of the Candidatus Cloacimonadota bacterium genome. Coding sequences within it:
- a CDS encoding NADH-quinone oxidoreductase subunit H: MDLPLITTILYAVISLSVITVYGLTLTGLVWKIVARVHGRVGPPVWQPFLDIIKNNAKRTAISHGIMFYLGPVFRIAGGIGTYLFIPAIYGSVVFSNLSFSGDLLLVMYFIFFGQLGMALGAGESGHPYSAIGVARGLAQMSSFEVPFALSLISIAIQYKTLSITGIVAAQQGGLLHWTMFTNPLATIAGMIALLGMNMHNPFSVVLAPQEIPIGPPTEFHSSFLGTLQTNRAIFNSAKLILFMNLYFGGATNIISMILKTFMIYMVTVAVGVSFPRFRTEQAIRFFLKVPTLIALASVIIFSSK
- a CDS encoding NADH-quinone oxidoreductase subunit B, with protein sequence MSDNSKDKLENNGLPEHERDLFCDTRPRVHKPLSKYVEKFLNWSRANSLWILGFGTGCGAIELRPLMTSRYDMSRYGIAPRPTPRQSSVFIIGGYMSVKTLKRVIRSYEQMQNPKFVIGLGSCTINGGMYWDSYNTINRLDHYLPVDIYIAGCMPRPEALIAGFDHLKKLIKAGKAEGANKYAENFDWYKANQKKIVKDWNMPDYNW
- a CDS encoding NADH-quinone oxidoreductase subunit C yields the protein MKDLINRIKSKFKIEKVVEKRKDLIFFTIKKDNLPTIITHLRDYENYTHFVFLTAIDYLEKEIFQLTYLLHNYQTHTDLGIRVEIDRKNPEMISIHHLWEQVGTYQRELKEMFGINFPGSPRIDESFILERWQEIPPLRRDFDSREYSEKTYFPRKGRKSFDPKEYMKKKLYHGK
- a CDS encoding DUF302 domain-containing protein, which produces MKKLTIGLVIGIIVGLVGMGILVWKMMPQKMLNVVKSQYNFEETVALLQEASYSNGWEVLHVYDIGDCLFNEGYDDQMLKVNVISICQSEYSYNILQDDENKKIAAIMPCRIGIYEDLEGDVYITRMNIGLLSKMFGGTIEEIMSYVAKDDEKIIEDIIVQ